The Chitinophaga pinensis DSM 2588 region AAGCCAGGCGATAGCGACACTGGTGGGTGTGGTTTTGAAGTCTGCGGATACTTCGTCGAGGGTTTCGAGAATGCTTTGTCCGCGTTCGTCGAGGTAGCCTACGGCTTTTTCACCACGGGTGCTTTTGGAGGCGTCTTCCTTTGTTCTGTATTTGCCGCTCAGGAAACCGCTGGCGAGGGAATAGTAGCTGATAACGCCAAGATTGTAGCCCTGAGTGATCGGCTGGTATTCACGCTCAAATTTCTGGCGGTCGTAGAGATTATATTCAGGTTGTAGGGATTCGTACCGGGGAAAGCCGTTTGTTTCGCTGGATTCCAGTGATTGTAACAGTCTTTCAGGACTGAAGTTGGAGGCGCCTATTACGCGGACTTTGCCCGCTTTCACCAGTTTGTCGTAGGTAGCGAGTGTTTCGTCGATGGGTGTTTTAAGATCGTCATAGTGCGACTGATACAGATCGATATAATCTGTTTGCAATCTGCGTAATGATTCTTCTACCGTTTTTTCTATATAGGCAGGAGAGAGGTCTTTTACTTTTCCGCCACCTACTTTAGTGGCAATGACCACCTGATCACGTTTGCCGCTTTTCTTTAACCATTTACCAATAATCGTTTCTGATTCTCCACCGCTGTTGCCAGGCGCCCAATGAGAATAGGAGTCTGCCGTGTCGATCAGGTTAAAGCCTCCCGCCATAAATGCATCTAGTAAAGAGAAAGAAGTAGCTTCATCTGCTGTCCAGCCGAAAACATTTCCGCCAAAAGCCAAAGGTGCCACCTGTAATGCCGATTTTCCCAATTGTCTTTTTTCCATTATGCTGCTTTGATTTGGTTTTATAATGAGTAAAAATTTGTTACTGTTTGTATGTTTAGAGGGTGATTGCTCACCGTATTATTGCTGTTGTTTTATTGTGTGATTTTTTGTAAGCGCAATCTTTATATACAACAGAGATCTTCATTATTTTTTTGCGTGCATGATTCATTTTATGGTATGTATTGCGTGTTATATTTTTTGATTCAGCTGCAATGAGACAGCCTCTTCCAATTTTTTATTTTACACAATACCTATTTTTTATACCACTGCTACTGATTTTATTATTGTGGCGCTGATCCTTTATTGATAGCGTGTTTCAGCATGTTTACGCTGATTGTTGTTATGGATAATTTTTATACTTTTTTATTCATTCATACTTCAATGTACGAGTTTGTTTCAAAACGAATACCATAAATTTCCGTATATTGGCAGCTATTGTCGTCTATTTGTCGTCGAACACCCGCAGTCATTGTTA contains the following coding sequences:
- a CDS encoding aldo/keto reductase, translated to MEKRQLGKSALQVAPLAFGGNVFGWTADEATSFSLLDAFMAGGFNLIDTADSYSHWAPGNSGGESETIIGKWLKKSGKRDQVVIATKVGGGKVKDLSPAYIEKTVEESLRRLQTDYIDLYQSHYDDLKTPIDETLATYDKLVKAGKVRVIGASNFSPERLLQSLESSETNGFPRYESLQPEYNLYDRQKFEREYQPITQGYNLGVISYYSLASGFLSGKYRTKEDASKSTRGEKAVGYLDERGQSILETLDEVSADFKTTPTSVAIAWLVQHPGITAPIVSATSTQQLEDLLKATQLGLDAGALEKLNIASDYE